The Syngnathus acus chromosome 12, fSynAcu1.2, whole genome shotgun sequence genome contains the following window.
CACAAGCGCAACACATCCCACACAgtattattgattgattgattgaacatttattggACTGACAAGACGATTTGGATTCTGAAGCATATTAAACACGGAAGTTGTGTACGATTCAAACAGTTcgataaaataataaacctGTTGGTGTTGTTGCTTCTGGGCCTCGTGGCCTTCTCTGGCTATTTGCAGAGCAGCAGCAGATTTTGACAACGTTCTCTTCTCCctgaaacaatttaaaatcatttaaaataaggaacaaaaaaaagcgaTTAAAAAATGGTATTGTCTTGTGCTGTATtacaagtcaaagcaaatttACAAATCACTGTTTTACACTTAGTATTTAAATGGATATGTTGgttaaatgaaatgattgtTGTTGCCACAGaagttgtgatttttttttctctttcataaAGCTTAACTAACGTACTGATCTAGCTTCTGGAACTCCTGGTCAAGTAGAGTGAACGCAGTCTGGATCATCGACATGGCCTTGTCTCGAACTACACTGAAGTCTCTGTGGACAAATATCTGGTGCAGAAGAATGCACAAGTGTAGTTACACGATACACAAGACTTCATACATTAATGAAACGTACGTATAAATATTGTTGGGTTAAGTGTATTGTTAGGTTAGGTTGGCTTTAGCTTAGGTACACTGtacatcaggggtgtcaaactcattttttttgcgggccgcattgttgtcatagcttctttcggagggccattatgactgtcaacccaaataaatgtatgagcacctcattttatatacagtaaaagctacaaaacaaactgacaaataactcgttttcaaatcagagtaaaactggtcaaatattaaaaaaaatatatattaaaagtaaagacaatttgcaattctagtcatgacacacgaatttgatgcacaatttgtcttcgcgggccacataaaatgatgtggcgggccgtatctggcccccgggccttgagtttgacacctgtgctgtacATTATTCATCTTGGGAGAAAAAGGTTATTACAGTATACATTGTACAGTGAATATTAGATAATTTTGTGTGAGCGATTGAAAGatttgtatgtgtgcatgtacTAATCACCTGCCCACGAGCTGTTATACTCTTGGACTGGTTGGCTGGAGAAGAGTCACTCAGATCATAGCGAACGTTGGGAATTTTTGTGGGAGTAAAACTGTTGGTTGACCAAACCAGAGTGAAAAGTAGAAAAGTCATGTACGAGTGTTATGCAGGCAATAACAATTGTACACTGCACTtatgcacagacacacacctgTAACTGAGTCCCTGAAGACCAAATTCAGACAGAATCTCCTTCATGACTGTGGATGAGAAGTTATGTTTCAGCTTTTACACTCCAGCTTCACGTCATATATCAGGCTCTCTTTTTGTAGTCAGCTTATCTGGAGAAATGCTGACGAAACCTGATTTTTATATCACAATGCAATTCTTGCTGCACGTTTGCCAAAATGGCATACAGGTCTCTGCCAAGATGGGTGGGCCGATATATCAGAAGTTGTGTCTTGCATTTTGTGAAGTAACAATGACAGAAAGTTGATCTTACATCTGCTAAGTCGCCAGCGCAGGATAAACAACTGGTCTATCGCAacatatttcattcataaatatgcaAACAGCAGGCATCCAACTCTCTAAATTATTGCAATAatatctttgaatgatcccaCTGAGCAACATCAATTCATTTCACCACTGCAccactttcatagggaatgaAAGGAACTGTGTTCATTGGGCACAGAATACTGACCACTCCCACATCGACACAGCCCTCCCTCTCACAGTTACTGCTCTCTGTGAAATTACCAACATCAGGTCCAACCCATCTCTGCACAGAAGATATGCCACTCGTCGAGAAGAATTGATGCCAATCACAAAAAGAGAACCTCATATGTTAAGATGGATTTTTGTGAATAAACAAACCAATGCTAATACCTGGTTGCCTCTCCGAGGGATTGATAAGTTTCATTACTTTCAGATCATTAAATTCTTGCTCTTCATTCTTTCCTCCAAATATGTACAACTGCcaaccacacaaacattattttaataaccATACAAATGCACCAGAAACTGGAGATCCTCAATTTACAACAGTCccacaaatgacatttcaagGTTATGAAAGTAAGCATACATTATTGAAGGCACGCTGAATTATAGTCGATTTTTCCATATTTTATCATGTTTGGCCTTCAATCGTTTTTCATTATAAATGAGAAATTTCGGTTTCACCACCCTGTAAGAATGCAACATTGTCATAAACCGAAGACCTTCTGTTTGAGTGTGCCGCATACTCACATGGCTGTGAACGATAAAGGCGGTGTGTCCGTTTCGTCGGGCAGGAGGAATGCCAACGTACAAAGGAACTTTCCATTTCATCTTAGCTGAGGACACAAACAGTACCAGGAAGAAGGAGAGATACTTCATCTCTTGGTTCACATGTACTCATAATCTGTACTCACCAATACTGAATTTGTGAATCTCATTGGATGATGTCACTGATTGGTCATCATTTGAGTTTTTGCCTCCGAACAGGTAAATATCCTAATCATGTGGACAGTTATGAATGTAGTGACATAAAAGCCATACATGTGACAAACCTATTGCACTAAAGCTttattgttaaaaacaaacaataatgcCTTTGCttgcattttgacattttgtgtatGTGAAATAGTCAATAATAAATCATTAGTACTTTTTAAGAAAAACAGTGTATACATGTGTCTGTGCATGTTTACTTTGTCATGGTGCGCAGTCAAAGTATATCCACTGCAGGCAGCAGGCAACTCTCCCTTTGACTCCCATTTCTGCCAAACCAAGTTTTCTACTGATACAAAAAGAAGGCTCTCAATgatatgtttttaaatataatttagtCGTCGCGATTTGTCGACTAATCAGATCATATGTAAAACACAgcatatagatagatagatagatagatagatagatagatagatagatagatagatagatagatagatagatagatagatagatagatagatagatagatagatagatagatagatagatagatagatattacAATTACAAATGCTTCGATATTATAGTGTTAATTTCGTTTGTCTTTAATGTAAAACTACAAAAAGAAGTGTCAAAAAGCCAAATTGGATATAATTCCACACCAAACGTAAAAAAGGGActagacaaaagtattggcaCCCTTTGAAAAATCATGTGATGCTTCTCTAATTGTTACTTACCTGTAGCACATACAGGTGATAGGTGAAGTAACAGATGGTGGCAAATACTAATTCACACTTGCAGCCAGTTAAAATGGATTGAAGTTCAATTCGGCCTTCAAAGAAAAGAATACTGTCTCTCCAGTCAAACATGGCGGAGGTTCCCTGATATTTTGGGGTTGCTTTGCTACCTCTGGCACTGGACTGCTTGACTGTGTGCATGGCATTATGAAGTCTGAAGACTACCAACACATTTTGCAGCATAATTTAGTGCCCAGTGAGAGAAAGCTGGGTCTCCCTAAGAGGTCATCCTGttttccaacaggacaatgacgcaaaacaaaacacacttcaAAAAGCACGAGAAAATGGTTTGAGAGAAATCACTGGAGACTTCTAAAGTGTCCAGCAacaagtccagacctgaattcCATAGAACACCTGTGGAGAGATCTCAAAATGGCAGTTTGGAGAAGGCACCCTTCAAATCACAGGGACCTGGAGCAGTTTGCCAAAAGAGAATGGTCTAAAATTCCAGCAGAGCATTATAAGAAACTCATTGATGGTTACCAGAAGCGGTTGTTTGCAGTTATTATGTCTAAAGGTTGAGCTACCAAGTAGTAGGCTGAGGATGccaataccgtaatttttggactaaaagtcgctccggaatatacgttGCATCagacataaaatgcacaataaagtgaaaaaaaaaacatatataagtcgcaccggagtataagtcgcattttgggggaaatgtattcaacaaaatccaacaccaagaacagacatgaacgagcaacaacagactaaacgatacggtatgctaacgtgtagtgttggctcgtgagtgaacgattcgttcaaaaggaacgaatcttttcagtgcacgagagtgaacgaatcacttcctaaagtgattcgttctttttttcctttcctttcatATATAACTAACCAGTAGATgtcagtaatgcccattgCAGCTGGTgctacctcgccgtaaaacaaaacgaagaagaaaatcagccaatcagcagcgccagcgagcgttagatggagaagggactttacgagtcagtgacgtaacttcccgttcacgaacgagtcgtgaattgcatttcccgttcaccaacgaacgaatctgtgagtgaacgaatcactcagTATCACAGTATGacaatcactcactgagtgaatcactcactgagtgaatcactcactgagtgaatcactcactgagtgaatcactgagtgaatcactcactgagtgaatcactcactgagtgaatcactcactgagtgattcacatttccagttcaccgcgAGTTAGGGGGGggattcattgaacgattcgtttgaacgaatcttttgagtgaactgattctaaggattcagttcacctaaaagaactggaatgcacatcactactaacgtgacataaacacaaacgaagagctgagaacgggcctgacgtaacattaacagttatccaaataactataacataaataacacctttatcaaaccatctgtgtcactccaaatcattaaatccatcgatcgtcctttatgtaaacaatgccgcgtgtgcgccgcgctgctgacgttggttgcagttcaaattattccacaggcccatataacgatatataaattatatatcaaataactattatataaacaacaatattatcaaaccatctgtgtcacaaaaaatcagtaaatccatcgatcgtcctttatgtaaacaatgccGTGTGTGCGCCGTGCCGCTGATGTcggttgcagttcaaattacagtaatcccttgctacatcacggttcgtttatcgcggtttcactacatcgcggatttttgaattttgaaaatttgtgaataatctcacatataagtcactcctGAGGAtaaatcgccccccccccccaccctcactatgaaaaaaaaatgcgatttatagtcagaaaaatacggtactttatgTCTGAACCATTTTTGGAGTTTTGTGTAAAACGACAATTGatttgactcttttttttcccttctcttttgtgtttttacattgcaagcaaaataaatcatttgtgATTGCAATCATTTTCTGGAAAGAATTGAGCATTAGCTGACAGAATTGCAGGGGTGCCAATACCTTTGGCCAGCACTGTATACCTCATTATAATTAATTTACAGCCAAGACTCTCCCAGTCTGGTCAGGTCAACTTACCAATATTAAGGACATGAATGTCCTTACAGAATTCTCCACTGTCTCCATAACCCCCAAACATGAAAACCTGGTCACCAACCAGAGCACAACCCTGTCCAaacctacacacacaaaagtatATATGAATGTGCTCTAGGGTGTTTAATCCAGTTAACTCTTTAAGAGAAGAGCCTCTCACATGGGAGGAGGTGGTGAGCCACTTGTCTTAACTGGTGTCCAGGTGTAGGACACTGAAAACAGtgtgcatgaaataaaaacagaataaaataCGACAGCAACATCTAAACTGTATAAATATAGAACTTCCACAATTTGTACCTGTGTTGAAGACCATGAGGTCATCAGTTGCTATCCCCCCGAGAGTTCCTCCATACACATAGATGTTATCTTTGACAGCAACTGAGCTATGTCCACAGGTTCTGAGTGTCACACCTCCGACCGTTAGGCAATCCCAGGTCAGAGACACTGATAAACAATGAAAGCTTTTGTTATAGTCTTCTGAGTGAAGAcaacaaaacagcaacatGCATTCAAGGATCATGTGATGGACTTCACACACCACACTGCACTCACCTATGTCAAAACTGAAGACCCCTGGGAGACATTCAGCAGCCTTGGGATTGGAAACACCGCCAAACACATACACCTTCCCTTTAACAACActgacacaaaaaataatcttatacagtcattttgattgtttttttatgtacagCAAGGGTCATTTAAATTAATaatcacttaaaaaaatgcaaattttaattcaaaaccacaatatttttttttctaaactttTTTAGCATTATAATTACCAGAGAGTGTGGCCTTGTCTGGCCGTGGGAACCTCTCCACTCTGTGGAATCTGCTCCCATATTACGTCATCTGGGGAAACTACACATATCACTTTTGATTAACATTGGTCACCTCTCGGACTGGGCTTAGTAATTATTAtgtgaattattttattttcaatgtgtGTAAGTATTTGTAGCTGTATTTACTAATTGTGTCGTCAAGTAATTATGGCGTATTTGAATTGCGCAAGATACCCTTCTTCAAGTCATCTGCAGGATCAAACAATATGGATTAAAATTTAAGATCCCAGAAAGTACAGTACTACACCTGTTAGCATGTAGAAGTCATCAAAGTAAACAGGGTTGTCCTCCTAAATTAATCAATTGAAGCAAATGAATGTAGGCTGTAGTATCAAAGTTTCCATTTAACAAATTCCACACCAAGTCACCTCTTGGTTGTAGTTGGAGGCTCCTCCAAAGAGAAAGACGATGTTCCCTGCCAAAGCTGAAGCGTGGCCATATCTGTCAGCACAGAAACGATGATTAAATAACAAGAAAACAGACTCAAATATTTACATACTAATTAGGGTTCActcttgaatatttttaaaatcgaTTAGTCTATCAATTAATCAAATCATTAgaaacaattttatttgcagtAGAGTGGACTTTTTCCTGactgattattatttattatccaATTGTTGTTTATCTAATATTATTTAGtgataaaaaacaacagctgAACAACAGTTAAGCAATATCACACATGACGGTGGTCATTGCTTCTCAAAGTTAAAgcagatattttcaaaattttgctGAGAAATGTTAAGGATTACTCGATTATTGAAATAGGAAGTGATTAATTTTATAACCGATTTGTTGTCGATTATTCAATTAGTTTTGACACCTCTAATACTAATTGGCATAAAACTTGCTTGCAATAGTGGAGAAACATCTGTCGTAATCGTGGCTGAAATGTGACCCACCTGGGACATGGAGCCTCTCCTTTTATCTCTTTGTCTAGCCAATGACCGCTAGCCAATGCCATCTTCATTGTTTGAGCAGACACAAAGtatacaatactgtaaaatcATAACTGTAAAAGATGCGAGTGAGAGCTGCTTGATAACTATAATAATGATGCAAATGAATCTAGACAAAATTACTCAGTGAAGCTGCAAACATTATTACAATGTGACGTACGACATGAAATATTCTTTAGCAATTGCAAATGATTGTTTGTCCTCAAAACCTACCTGCTTCAGAGCTAAATGTCACAAAATTAACTAttcttgtttttctgatgGTATTGTTGCGAAGCTTGAAGCTGTGCTGAGCCAAAGATGACTTTGCCCTCAGTCCTCAGGTGCTCAGGTAACAGTTGGTTTACACTTTCCTCTGCTTGAACACTGTTGCCTAGCAATACCTACAATTGGATCCAATCAGGTCTGCAAGATAATAGGTACACTAACCAATGAGTTACCTCCCAAATTCCCAAATCATTCATATGTTAATTGTAACAGATGGATTGATtaactctaaaaaaaaaaaacttacagtAGATGACTGCCTGGTCTTTACTGTTCATTGACATGAACCAATCGAGCCCCGACTTGCCACCAGACAATAACAGCTGGCGAATTAAGGATCTCCAAAGGCTCAATAATATGACCCAGAAGATAATGAATTATCGTCTGCATTCCCTTAAAAAACTGTACAGATCTTGCCTCAGTgagccgcaaaaaaaaaaaagactcccaAATCACCTGTTTGAACTTCTACTATCAGGCAGACAACActgaaaagtgaaataaaaaacaaacagatttagactctttttttttcacaagtgCCATCTCTTTATTAATCTCTGGCCACATAAGGTAATATTAGGTTTATTGATGAAATAGAGATGGTCTGCTGTGTTTtacttattcattatttatcatGCACTGTGAGAAGCACTTCAATTTCGTTTTTTTAttagaatgaaaataaagaagTAGATTCATTGCTAGTAATGAGCTGTATGTGAGGGATTCTTGATTCTTTAAAACCAAAGGAAATAGAAACAAGAAAGCTGACGATTATATAAGCTCAAATGTCAGAGTATGAATGCAAAGGCAGGTGTTTGAGGGTTACTGCAGCAACAAAAAGTCACCCCCTGTGATTCAGTCTAGATTTGGGTTAAATAGTAAATGAGGGTTCCTGTGAATCCTTAACCCCGATGATCGTATCATattgtccttgagcaagacattaaactttattttgttcCCAGTAGGGCCTGGCAGCGCCGTTCACGGCAGCATCactttaatgtgtttcttgGGGGTATTTTCACCAAGCGTAACAAATTAAAAAGGTCCCCCCCCAAGCAAAGTTACAGTGGTTACTCATTCTAATAGCAGCCCTATTAGAATAAGTCAACCTGTGAAATTAGGTGCCCCCTCccattttcaaattcatcaaCTGTTTGTAGCTATCAGTGATTCCTAATCGTGAACTAAATTGGCTTTTTCACAGCATGGCTCAGTCGTAGAATGACACTCTCCAAAATTCAAGGTGGTGGGTTCAATCCGAAACTCCAATGAtcagtgtccttgagcaagacacaaGAGCTGGTTCATAAAATGTTCTAAAAGCCATAGAATTCACACATAATGCAGCAAATTTAATTTACCTTAAGGTGTATTGTAGGAACCTTGCAATTACTGCACAGTGAAAAGTGGTTGAccaaatatttatattcataaCAACTTGGACTGTATGTTATAACATATTTATACATTCTGCTATAGGCGGAACGTCACGTGATTAAACCTGGAAAACGAGTGAGCTTCTTGTGTATGTAATTCTGACGAGCACAGCATCTGCTTGTCATGGTGGTTTGAGATtgctcattattttttatggcTGTGTTTTTTGTAAAACGTTAATAGAGGATATTTGAATGCAAACAAAGGACAATTTAGAATCTTCAATAATCCCAACATGAAAATTGTTGGAATGTGGCCGTATACTTCGGTGAACGTCATGGAGTGGAATTATTTATAGTATTCGACCATCAGgagtaaaaaatgtgtaatgagtttgagcattttttgaaaaatctcTCTGATTGATAAGAGGCGGTCACGTTTTCCTCCAtcatttgttgttattttatcAGACACacgaacgcacgcacgcacgcacccacACGCACGAGCAGCCAGCCAAGACCACTGCCATTTACACGTGATAAGATTACACACTGCTAGTCCGTCTCCGTCTGTTACTGCCACAACAACCGGAATgtttcaaagtaaaataaatattttgccaAATGCACAGACGCAAATCGGTGGTTCACGATCGACATCTTTCCTTCATTTGAAGAAAACATcataaattaaatttgatcaatttactgtatttattgGTTGAACGAATTACCGTGCGAGAAAGTGAGAGAGCCAATTCAAAATGGAACCACATGATTAGTTAATTGCTCAGTGCTTTATGGAGCCATCATAGCTGTGTCTTAAGCAATGAGTAACGCAGACATGAGAACAActgcaatcaatcaataaagtCCGCAAAATTTTGCGCCTTTTGCGCCATAGGAAAACTTAAGACGAACCGGAAGTCATGTGCTCCTCATGTCTAACTTGACAGTATGCGTGAATGCACCATCCCAACGGAGTGAACCGCTGAGTGCTGACTAAACCGATGGAGTAACCAACGAATCTATCCGCCCTGAGACGATCATCTCATTATTGCTTGCATTCTGTTCGTAATCCCTTCGCTCGGTCTAGCCTCTTCGGGGCTCTCTTTAAGGTGACATCCTGGAACCACCCGGAGAACCGCGGATATCAACGCGGCAAGGATGCTTCGTCACCGGCGGCAGGTGTGAAGAGATGGCGGGGGAACCGCCGGCAGGCACCGGCCGAGTGGTTCTTGTCAAGAAGATCGTCATGAAGGACGGGGCCGCGGTGGGTAGATGACACGCCATTTTAACATCATTCTGCCTCAGCAATCCGTTCAGCATTGTCCTTATTTCACCCTGCACGTGTTATTGTAATTATCACCATTTGGATTGGAAAGCGATCACGTGAATTAATTCATTTGTCATATGATGTTATGATatcatttgacatttatttttcattgtatGCAAAACACACCTTCAGaccaatatttcatttgaaaagaacGTGGTTTTGAATAAGTGTTTGAACGCAATATAGTCAAACAGTATAATAGGGCGCGTTATAAGACGAAGAGGCCCATTTGTGTTATAATCAATCAGTCGGCTGTGATCAGAGCAATGGTGATGTGCTCAGGATGCAGCCATTATCTGTTACATAACAACTCTGCCTCGAACACACAGCGTTCAGTGGCAGTCTGCACCCTCTACAATAGATGCTCAAGCGTCCATTTTAACATCTCTGCTGAACTCAGCTCACCGCATTGCAATCACTCTGACACATACATTGTCATTCATATgagcaaatattttgttgttgattaGTTAAGAAAACACATCGATTTGGACTTTGCTCCTGTGTATTGGATTGAATTTTGTGTACAGCTGGTTGGATACGAAAATTATGTAATGCCTGTCAATTACTAAGACTGCACGCTGCATGAGTGGGTAGCACAGACGCCTCACAGATTTGTAGTTGTGTTCGAATCCCAGCTCGAGCCTTTTTATGTGGAGTTTATTTTATCCGGATTCTCTGATTTGCAAATTCAATTGAAGACATCATTTTACTTacagtgcgaatggttgtctTTACctgtatagaaaatgaatggatggctATCAATTACAAATTAATTACATCGGTTTACATTGTAGAGCAGTGTTTGCCAACCTCTATTGAGCCAAGGCATACGATTTAGATGGacgagatggtccccaaaacaggactgattttgcaggtggaggccatttcaagttcctccctcttgatattttttaactgtttttccacaagtgttggctttagctatagagtcattatcacgactggcaccatgaggcgatttcttaacccttctgaagttgcgcagattgtacaactcctccaggatggcacatccatgcgtgctgttgcaagaagatttgatgtgtctcccagtacaatctccagagcatggaggagattccaggagacaggcagttactctaggagagctggacagggccgtagacggtcctcattccatcagcaggaccgatatctgcatctttgtgcaaggaggaacaggttgagcattgcccgagccctacagaatgacctccagcaggctactggtgtgaatgtctctgcccaaacagtcagaaacagacttcacgagggtggcctcagggcacgacgtcctgtagtgtttcctgtgctcattgctcagcaccgtggagctcgattggcatttgccatagaacaccagaattggcaagtccgccactggcgccctgtgcttttcacagatgagagcaggtttaccctgagcacctgtgatagacgtgaaagggtctggaggagccaaggagagcgctatgctgcctgcaacattcagcatgaccgatttggtggtgggtcagtgatggtctggggaggcattttcatggagggacgaacagacctctacaggctagagaacggcagtctgaccagctcagtggcctagtggtagagtgtccgccctgagactggaaggttgtgggttcaaaccccggccgggtcataccaaagactataaaaatgggacccattgcctccctgcttggcactcagcattaagggttggaattggggggctagatcaccaactgattcccgagcgcggcaccgctgctgctcactgctcccctctcccccaggggatggattaaaatcacatggggatgggttaaatgcagaggacaaatttcaccacacccaggtgtgtgtgtgacgatcattgggactttaactttaacttttaaattaggtatcgggatgaaatccttgcacccatggtcagaccctacgctggtgcagtaggtcctgggttcctcctgatccacaacAATGCCCGACCTGTTGTGGCAAGTgtatgcagacagtatctggaggatgaaggaattgacacaactgaatggccctca
Protein-coding sequences here:
- the zmp:0000001301 gene encoding uncharacterized protein zmp:0000001301, with the protein product MESSFVRWHSSCPTKRTHRLYRSQPFMKEILSEFGLQGLSYSFTPTKIPNVRYDLSDSSPANQSKSITARGQIFVHRDFSVVRDKAMSMIQTAFTLLDQEFQKLDQEKRTLSKSAAALQIAREGHEAQKQQHQQELQEMLDRHRSQNEAWLRARAEENDRERRELCRLREEVLQEQEKLKEEHSSIQKRSEHLLSIMQQFKGM